From one Pieris brassicae chromosome 5, ilPieBrab1.1, whole genome shotgun sequence genomic stretch:
- the LOC123709328 gene encoding ATP synthase subunit b, mitochondrial-like isoform X1 — translation MLSRVALRSVVARQSAPTALVARTSATDACGVRDEKNFPRPVRGEPGKVRLGFIPEEWFQFFHSKTGVTGPYTFGAGLVTYLFSKEIYVMEHEYYTGLSIFIMVYYATTKFGPKVASWLDKEVDQIETDLNQGRVDTIKTLEESIATEKDAQWRAQGQELLIQAKKENVLLQLEAAYRERLMNTYQEVKKRLDFQLEKAALERRFEQKLLVDWVITNVSKAITPDQEKQTLDRCIADLAAMARK, via the exons ATGCTATCTCGCGTGGCTTTGCGTTCAG TAGTGGCCCGGCAGTCAGCCCCCACAGCCCTTGTAGCTCGCACTTCGGCCACTGATGCCTGTGGAGTACGGGATGAGAAGAACTTCCCTAGACCTGTGAGAGGTGAACCTGGCAAAGTTAGGCTTGGCTTCATCCCAGAAGAATG GTTTCAATTCTTCCATTCAAAAACAGGAGTGACAGGACCATACACATTTGGTGCTGGTCTAGTAACATACCTGTTCAGCAAAGAAATCTATGTAATGGAACATGAATACTATACTGGTCtttccatttttattatggTCTATTATGCTACCACTAAGTTTGGCCCTAAAGTTGCATCTTGGCTGGACAAGGAAGTTGAT caaATAGAAACTGACCTTAACCAAGGAAGAGTAGACACCATAAAAACACTGGAAGAGAGTATTGCAACAGAAAAGGATGCTCAATGGCGTGCCCAAGGCCAGGAACTGCTTATTCAGGCTAAGAAAGAAAATGTACTTCTACAGTTAGAAGCTGCTTACCGTGAACGCCTCATGAATACCTACCAGGAG GTCAAGAAACGACTGGATTTCCAACTCGAGAAGGCAGCGCTCGAACGCCGCTTTGAACAGAAGCTTCTCGTTGACTGGGTTATCACCAATGTCAGTAAGGCTATTACTCCTGATCAAGAGAAACAGACCTTGGACCGCTGCATTGCAGACCTGGCAGCTATGGCACGCAAGTGA
- the LOC123709330 gene encoding small VCP/p97-interacting protein, producing the protein MGLITSCCKPSASDVLTPDTETRRRQQVEAAERRRVQEEARGVKDPNRVKRMQQRSEEMEQREQELQKQGGATLKWSAD; encoded by the exons ATGGGGCTAATTACATCCTGTTGTAAACCCTCAGCATCAGATGTATTGACTCCAGATACA GAAACACGACGTCGTCAACAAGTCGAAGCAGCTGAACGTCGTCGTGTTCAAGAAGAGGCCAGGGGTGTAAAAGATCCAAATAGGGTGAAAAGAATGCAACAACGATCTGAAGAGATGGAACAAAGAGAACAAGAGTTACAAAAGCAGGGTGGAGCTACTCTAAAG TGGTCAGCTGACTGA
- the LOC123709328 gene encoding ATP synthase subunit b, mitochondrial-like isoform X2, with protein sequence MLSRVALRSVARQSAPTALVARTSATDACGVRDEKNFPRPVRGEPGKVRLGFIPEEWFQFFHSKTGVTGPYTFGAGLVTYLFSKEIYVMEHEYYTGLSIFIMVYYATTKFGPKVASWLDKEVDQIETDLNQGRVDTIKTLEESIATEKDAQWRAQGQELLIQAKKENVLLQLEAAYRERLMNTYQEVKKRLDFQLEKAALERRFEQKLLVDWVITNVSKAITPDQEKQTLDRCIADLAAMARK encoded by the exons ATGCTATCTCGCGTGGCTTTGCGTTCAG TGGCCCGGCAGTCAGCCCCCACAGCCCTTGTAGCTCGCACTTCGGCCACTGATGCCTGTGGAGTACGGGATGAGAAGAACTTCCCTAGACCTGTGAGAGGTGAACCTGGCAAAGTTAGGCTTGGCTTCATCCCAGAAGAATG GTTTCAATTCTTCCATTCAAAAACAGGAGTGACAGGACCATACACATTTGGTGCTGGTCTAGTAACATACCTGTTCAGCAAAGAAATCTATGTAATGGAACATGAATACTATACTGGTCtttccatttttattatggTCTATTATGCTACCACTAAGTTTGGCCCTAAAGTTGCATCTTGGCTGGACAAGGAAGTTGAT caaATAGAAACTGACCTTAACCAAGGAAGAGTAGACACCATAAAAACACTGGAAGAGAGTATTGCAACAGAAAAGGATGCTCAATGGCGTGCCCAAGGCCAGGAACTGCTTATTCAGGCTAAGAAAGAAAATGTACTTCTACAGTTAGAAGCTGCTTACCGTGAACGCCTCATGAATACCTACCAGGAG GTCAAGAAACGACTGGATTTCCAACTCGAGAAGGCAGCGCTCGAACGCCGCTTTGAACAGAAGCTTCTCGTTGACTGGGTTATCACCAATGTCAGTAAGGCTATTACTCCTGATCAAGAGAAACAGACCTTGGACCGCTGCATTGCAGACCTGGCAGCTATGGCACGCAAGTGA